Sequence from the Mycobacterium florentinum genome:
GGGTGGTGATCCGGGCCAGGGCCGGCATCGCGGCCAACACCAGCACGTAGGCGCCCAGGAACCACAGCAGCTGGATGCTGACGCCGGCGACGGGCTGGTAGATATGTTGGGGCAGAACGGGATACAACAGCGTGAGGGCGACCGCCCAGAACCCGAGGTAGTAGAACACCGGCCGGAACAGCCTGGTGCAGCGCTTCATCAGCCAGCCGCCCCAGTTGGTGCCGGGCTGCCAGGACGACAGGCTCGCCGCGGCACCCGCGAAGAAGAACAGCGGCATGATCTGGAAAATCCAGGTGAGGGCCTGGAACACCACCGAGGTGGTCAGCAGGTTGTCCCAGGTCAGCACGTGGTTGCGGATGACGCTGATTGCCATCACCGTGTGACCGGCCACGACGCCGATCAGGGACACGATGCGAATGACGTCCAGGGCGCGGTCGCGATCGGCCGGCGTTTGGGCGGCCAATTCTGTGGGGTTGGGAAGTGTTTGCACCTCAAAAGCATCGCGAGCGGCGAACGCCAGGACCCGCGCAGTTCTACGCGTTGAGCGTGAGTAGTTCTACTCAAACCACTACGGCCCGAGCGGGGCCTCCGTGCGAATCGCCTCGTCACGGATCAGCCCCCGCAGCAGCGCGGTGCTGAACTCCGCGGCGATTTCCTTGGCGCTGCGCCGTCCGCTGGGCCGCAGCCACCGGTAGCTACCCAGCGTCATACCGATGTAGCCCAGCGCCAGCACGTGGGAGTCGCATTGGTAGAACTCGCCGCTGGCGATGCCGCGGTCGATCAGGCCGTGCACGTGGTGGTAGACCTGGGCTTCCTTCTCGCGGACCTCGGCGACCTGTTCCTCGGTGAACCATTCGGTGATGTAGGGCTGCTCCTGGAAATACACCGCCGCCCGCTCGGGATCGTTCGCGATGCCGGTGAGCAGCCGAATCGTGTATTGATAGAGCGCCTCGCGGGCCGTCCAGGAGGGATCGTCGTGCACGGCGGCCAGGGTGCCCTCGGCGGCCTGGCGGTAGATGTCGAACAGGATCAGCGACTTGCTGGCGTAGTAGTGGTAGACCGTCGCCTTGTTCAGGCCGATGACGTCGGCGACGTCATCCATCCGGGTGCCGTGGTAACCGCGGGCGGCGAACAGCTTGGTGGCAACGGCCAGCAACTCCTCGCGGCGCGTCAACCCGTTACGGGTGATGCTGTCGGATGACATCTCTACTCACTATCGTCGCTGCCAACGGGGCGGCATGGGCTGCGCGCCGGGCCCGGTTAAGGCAAGGTACCAATCAACTGGTTGGACAGTTTAGAGGCATGGACGCCTGTCGCACCGGCACGGATGCGACTAGACTCGATTATTCGAACTAGTCGCGAGTACAGAGGTGGGGCGATGGATCCGAGTCCGGACTACGACGGCAGCGACGAAATCGAATTCTTCATGAAGTACCTGACCTGGGGCCTGCGCGGCGTTCAGGACGGAAACGGCTACCCGCCGCCCGCCTACCCGCCCGTCTGAACAGACTTTTTCGCGTCCCGAACAAATTGCGGTGCCGCGCGCCGGCAGGCACCTGCGGGCCGACATCCGATTTCAGATTGTCTTTGTGCTGCACGGTAATTGGGGCCCAGCCGCGCTTGCCCCGATAGCGCTCGCCGCCGTCCGCGACCGGGTGCTGTGGACCGCGGCCCGATGCCGCAGCGCGTCGCCGAAACTAGCGTGGGCACGATGGACCCCAGTCCGGACTACGACGCCAGCGACGAAATCGAATTCTTCATGAAGTACCTGACCTGGGGCTTGCGCGGGGTCGAAAACGGCCAGGGGTACCCGCCGCCCGCCTACCCTCCGGTCTAGGCAAGCCTGCGCGCCGGTCAGCCGCCGTAGGCGACGTCGAGGCGTTTGACCCCGTTGATCCAGCCCGACCGCAGTCGTTGCGGCTCGGCGAGCTTGGTGATGTCGGGTATTTGCTCGGCGAGCTCATCGAAAATCAATTTGATCTCCATGCGGGCCAAATTGGCACCGATGCAGTAATGCGCCCCATTGCCGCCGAAACTCAGGTGCGGGTTGGGGTTGCGCAAGATGTCGAATTGAAACGGGTTGTCGAAGACTTCGTCGTCGAAGTTGGCCGAGCTGTAAAACAGCCCCACGCGCTGGCCTTCCCGGACGGTGACACCGCCCAGTTCGACGTCGGCGAGCGCGGTGCGCTGGAAGCAATGCACGGGGCTGGCCCAGCGAATGATCTCGTCGACCGCGGTGGCCGGCCGTTCGCGCTTGAACAGCTCCCATTGCTCGGGGTTGTCCAGAAACGCGTTCATCCCGTGCGTCATCGCGTTGCGGGTGGTTTCGTTGCCCGCCACGGCCAGCAGGATGACGAAGAAGGCGAACTCGACGTCGCCCAGCGCATCGCCATCGATGTCGGCCTGGATCAGGCGCGTGACGATGTCGTCGGCCGGACAGCGGCGCCGCTCGTCGGCCATGTTGTAGGCGTAGGCCATCAACTCGGCATTGGCGGTGGTGGGGTCGCTGTCGAAGTCGGGATCGTCGGTGTTCATGATCGCGTTGGTCCAGTCGAACAACTTCGCGCGATCCGCCTCCGGCACACCGATCAGATCGGCGATGGCCAGCAGGGGCAGCTTCATCGCGATGTCGTCGACGAAGTCGCCGTCTGCCTTCAGTGCGGCGGTGCGCACGATTTCGGCTGCCGCCGCGGCCAGCTTCTCCTCGAGCCCGCCGATCGCACGCGGGGTGAACAGCCGCGACACCAGCTTGCGCAACCGGGTGTGTTCGGGCGCGTCGTGGTTGATCAGCAACGCCTTGGTGAGCTCGAGCTGATCAGACGTGACCCCTTCGGGCATGCGCATGACCGCGCCCTGCCGGTTGGTCGACCAGAGTTCGTTGTTGCGTGAGATGGCTCCAACGTCCTCGTGACGGCTGATCACCCAGTAGCCGCCGTCGTTGAAGATCGACTCGGGCTGGGCGTTCCACCAGACCGGCGCGGTGCGGCGCAGCTCGGCGAATTGGGTGACCGGAAGGCCCGCCAGCAATACGTCGGGGTCGGTGAAATCGAAATTCTCTCCGAACGGACACGTCGTCATTGTCATGTCGTCTCCTTTGACCGTGACGTCGATCATACATCGAACTAAAAGACGTATGACCTGTCGTTCGGGGTGCGTCGGATATCGTCGCGATGTGCGGACCCGGGGATGGGGCGGCAGCGTGCCGGCCAGCGACGAGGAGGCGGTGGCCCGCATCCTGTCGGCCGCTCGCCAGACCATCGACGAGCGCGGTGACCAGATCACGCTGGCGGACGTCGCACGCACGCTGAACGTGACCCGGCAGACGATCTATCACTACTTCGCCTCGACCGACGAGCTGCTGCAGGCGACCGCGCTCGGCGCGACCGCCGATTTCATGGATCACCTGGCTACGGCGCTGCACGGGCTGACCGATCCGGCCGCCGCGCTGATCGAGGGCATCTGCCTGACCCTGGAGCGCTTGCCGAAAGATCCCTACATCGGCCTGTTGCTGCGGACGTCGCGCACCGCGGCGTTCGCCGAACAGGTCACCGTCACCAACGAGACCGCCCGCGTGCTGGGACGGTCGATTTTGGAGCGGCTCGACGTCGACTGGTCGCCGTTCACCCCTGCCGCAGTCGACGACATCCTGCAGATCGTGTTGCGTACGTTGCAGTCGTTCATCATGTCGCCGCCGGCGGGCGGGGTGGCCGAATTGCGTCGGCTGCTCGCCGTGTGGGTCGGCCCCGTCGTCGCGGCGCTACCGCGGGCTTAGAGGGCTTTGAGCTCCTCGGCGACTGCGGTCACCGACTTCTTGGCGTCGCCGAACAGCATGCTGGTGCCCTCGCCATAGAACAGCGGGTTGTCGATGCCGGCGAACCCGGAGTTCATCGACCGCTTGAGTACGATCACCGATTTGGCCTTGTCCACGTTGAGAATTGGCAT
This genomic interval carries:
- a CDS encoding TetR/AcrR family transcriptional regulator produces the protein MSSDSITRNGLTRREELLAVATKLFAARGYHGTRMDDVADVIGLNKATVYHYYASKSLILFDIYRQAAEGTLAAVHDDPSWTAREALYQYTIRLLTGIANDPERAAVYFQEQPYITEWFTEEQVAEVREKEAQVYHHVHGLIDRGIASGEFYQCDSHVLALGYIGMTLGSYRWLRPSGRRSAKEIAAEFSTALLRGLIRDEAIRTEAPLGP
- a CDS encoding TetR/AcrR family transcriptional regulator is translated as MRTRGWGGSVPASDEEAVARILSAARQTIDERGDQITLADVARTLNVTRQTIYHYFASTDELLQATALGATADFMDHLATALHGLTDPAAALIEGICLTLERLPKDPYIGLLLRTSRTAAFAEQVTVTNETARVLGRSILERLDVDWSPFTPAAVDDILQIVLRTLQSFIMSPPAGGVAELRRLLAVWVGPVVAALPRA
- a CDS encoding cytochrome P450 encodes the protein MTMTTCPFGENFDFTDPDVLLAGLPVTQFAELRRTAPVWWNAQPESIFNDGGYWVISRHEDVGAISRNNELWSTNRQGAVMRMPEGVTSDQLELTKALLINHDAPEHTRLRKLVSRLFTPRAIGGLEEKLAAAAAEIVRTAALKADGDFVDDIAMKLPLLAIADLIGVPEADRAKLFDWTNAIMNTDDPDFDSDPTTANAELMAYAYNMADERRRCPADDIVTRLIQADIDGDALGDVEFAFFVILLAVAGNETTRNAMTHGMNAFLDNPEQWELFKRERPATAVDEIIRWASPVHCFQRTALADVELGGVTVREGQRVGLFYSSANFDDEVFDNPFQFDILRNPNPHLSFGGNGAHYCIGANLARMEIKLIFDELAEQIPDITKLAEPQRLRSGWINGVKRLDVAYGG